A region of Flavobacterium album DNA encodes the following proteins:
- a CDS encoding aminoacyl-histidine dipeptidase, which produces MSQEIRNLEPKALWNKFADLNAVPRPSKKEERVIAFMKDFGKKLNLQTIEDEVGNVIIKKPATKGMENRKTIVMQSHLDMVHQKNAETVFDFDTQGIEMYVDGDWVRAKGTTLGADNGLGVATIMAILESTDIPHPAIEALFTIDEETGMTGAMGLKGGLLRGEILLNLDTEEDDEIDIGCAGGVDVTAEREYHEEDVPENSVGYSITVKGLNGGHSGMDIHKGLGNANKIMNRLLFDSFENFGLQIAEINGGSLRNAIPRESVAKVIISEIFDEAFVFDMQEVINDIKTEFKTTEPNLEILIEKADTPAKVMELGVQEGLIRALYTAHNGVYRMSADMADLVETSNNIAKVIVKEGRLHVGCLTRSSVESSKFDLANALRSAFELIGCEVTFSGSYPGWTPNVNSPILDVLTDIYEKQNGSKPSVVACHAGLECGILGTNYPKMDMISFGPTIKGAHSPDERASIKSAQKYWKFVLEILENIPVK; this is translated from the coding sequence ATGAGCCAGGAAATTAGGAATCTTGAGCCAAAAGCGCTCTGGAATAAATTCGCCGACCTGAATGCGGTGCCGCGCCCTTCTAAAAAAGAAGAAAGGGTTATTGCTTTCATGAAAGACTTCGGGAAAAAATTAAACCTCCAAACCATTGAGGACGAAGTAGGCAACGTGATCATTAAGAAGCCTGCCACCAAAGGTATGGAGAACCGCAAAACCATCGTGATGCAGAGCCACCTTGATATGGTGCACCAAAAAAATGCCGAGACGGTTTTCGACTTCGATACGCAGGGTATTGAAATGTATGTGGACGGAGACTGGGTGCGTGCCAAAGGGACAACACTTGGGGCAGACAACGGTCTTGGCGTAGCCACCATCATGGCGATACTGGAAAGCACCGACATACCACACCCGGCTATCGAAGCGCTGTTTACCATTGACGAAGAGACCGGTATGACCGGCGCTATGGGGCTTAAGGGTGGATTATTAAGGGGCGAGATATTGTTGAACCTTGATACCGAGGAAGACGATGAAATAGACATCGGCTGTGCAGGTGGGGTGGATGTTACCGCCGAAAGGGAATACCATGAAGAGGACGTACCTGAAAACTCGGTAGGTTACAGCATTACTGTAAAAGGGCTGAACGGCGGGCACTCGGGCATGGACATCCATAAAGGGCTGGGAAATGCCAACAAGATCATGAACCGCCTGCTTTTCGACAGCTTTGAGAACTTCGGCCTGCAGATTGCCGAGATAAACGGGGGTAGCCTTCGCAATGCGATCCCGAGGGAGAGTGTTGCCAAAGTGATTATCTCCGAAATATTCGATGAGGCTTTTGTATTCGATATGCAGGAAGTTATAAATGACATCAAAACAGAATTCAAAACCACCGAGCCGAACCTTGAGATACTTATCGAAAAAGCCGATACGCCTGCCAAAGTAATGGAACTGGGTGTTCAGGAAGGACTTATCCGTGCGCTGTATACAGCCCACAATGGCGTGTACCGCATGAGCGCCGATATGGCCGACCTTGTAGAAACCTCCAATAACATTGCGAAAGTGATCGTGAAAGAGGGCAGGCTTCACGTAGGCTGTCTTACGCGTTCGTCAGTAGAGAGCAGCAAGTTCGACCTGGCCAATGCATTGCGTTCGGCATTCGAGCTGATAGGCTGCGAGGTGACCTTCTCAGGTTCTTACCCGGGCTGGACACCGAACGTAAATTCCCCGATTCTTGACGTACTGACTGATATTTATGAAAAGCAGAATGGCAGCAAGCCGAGCGTTGTGGCGTGCCATGCCGGCCTGGAATGCGGTATCCTTGGTACCAATTACCCGAAAATGGACATGATCTCCTTTGGCCCAACCATCAAAGGAGCACACAGCCCGGACGAAAGGGCAAGCATTAAGTCGGCACAGAAATACTGGAAGTTCGTGTTGGAAATACTGGAGAATATTCCCGTGAAGTAA
- a CDS encoding HepT-like ribonuclease domain-containing protein, producing MRSKLGDLARLQHIYDAINEIENYLNSTNFEDFSANSMMLFACIKQLEIIGEASNHLSDDIKAEYNSVEWRQIVGLRNIFVHEYFGIDNHIVWDVITNDLPHFKHSIELILEELNNKQT from the coding sequence ATGCGAAGTAAACTTGGTGACCTTGCGCGGCTTCAGCATATTTATGATGCGATCAATGAAATTGAAAACTATCTCAATTCGACAAACTTCGAAGATTTTTCCGCAAATTCAATGATGCTGTTTGCCTGTATTAAACAACTTGAAATTATCGGTGAAGCAAGCAATCATTTATCGGATGACATAAAAGCCGAATATAATTCTGTTGAATGGCGGCAAATCGTAGGCCTTCGAAATATCTTTGTCCATGAATATTTTGGGATTGACAATCATATAGTTTGGGATGTAATTACCAATGACCTCCCGCATTTTAAGCATTCCATCGAATTAATACTTGAAGAACTAAACAACAAACAAACATAA
- a CDS encoding nucleotidyltransferase family protein, protein MKLAKSKIETIKDYFKAKPVLKAYLFGSYVRGEADGDSDIDLIVDLDYRQRIGLQFIQMKLDLEELLKVKVDLISSDAVSKHLRESVDNEKQLIYAK, encoded by the coding sequence ATGAAACTGGCAAAATCTAAAATAGAAACCATAAAAGATTACTTTAAGGCAAAACCTGTCTTAAAGGCTTATCTTTTTGGGTCTTACGTAAGGGGAGAAGCTGATGGGGACAGCGATATAGACTTGATAGTTGACCTTGATTACAGGCAAAGAATTGGATTGCAATTCATACAAATGAAACTTGACCTTGAAGAATTGCTTAAAGTAAAAGTTGACCTTATTTCTTCCGATGCCGTATCAAAACATCTGCGCGAATCTGTAGATAATGAAAAGCAATTGATTTATGCGAAGTAA
- a CDS encoding DUF433 domain-containing protein, which yields MDYIAERITIDDKLCNGKPTIRGKRITVQTILEFLSAGESKKEILRQYPSLIREDIDACLKFTP from the coding sequence ATGGACTATATTGCTGAAAGGATAACTATTGACGATAAACTTTGCAACGGTAAACCAACTATCCGCGGCAAGCGTATTACTGTGCAGACAATTCTGGAGTTTTTGAGTGCAGGCGAATCTAAGAAGGAAATTTTAAGACAATATCCTTCATTAATTAGAGAAGATATTGATGCCTGTTTAAAATTTACCCCGTAA
- a CDS encoding DUF3810 domain-containing protein: protein MKKKKILAILLVVQIIIVNLLGLFPEFTEKYYSNGLFPFLSKASRVLFGWIGFSIGDILYLIAIVLCIRWLLKRRKTWRREYKYNLLTMAAAFSVFYFLFNFLWAVNYRRVPLHEKMGMDKDYTLTELVAFTKKLIVKTNAMHAKIEKIDSLKVVSPYSVDDIYMKSINGYSNLGKQYSYFAFEHESIKSSLLSTPLSYMGFGGYLNPFTNEAQVNCNLPLYNLPTTACHEMSHQIGYASESEANFIGYMASIYNNDLYFKYSGYSFALKYCMNNIAKKDEKLAKSLAPLIHKGILANFKESEKFNAEYDSFIEDIFEYIYDNYLKLNDQKDGMKTYSKFVGLLVNYYKDKEL from the coding sequence ATGAAGAAAAAGAAAATACTCGCCATCCTGCTTGTCGTACAGATAATTATTGTTAACCTGCTCGGATTATTTCCTGAATTTACAGAGAAGTATTATAGCAACGGCCTTTTCCCTTTCCTTTCAAAAGCATCGCGGGTGCTCTTCGGATGGATCGGCTTTTCTATAGGCGACATCCTTTACCTTATTGCTATTGTCCTTTGCATCCGATGGCTTTTAAAGCGAAGGAAAACCTGGCGCAGGGAATATAAATATAACCTGCTGACCATGGCGGCGGCATTTTCTGTTTTCTATTTCCTGTTCAATTTCCTATGGGCAGTAAATTACAGGCGCGTACCGTTGCATGAAAAAATGGGCATGGACAAAGACTATACGCTTACCGAGCTCGTGGCATTCACCAAAAAGCTTATTGTTAAGACCAACGCCATGCATGCAAAGATCGAAAAGATCGACAGCCTGAAAGTTGTAAGTCCCTATTCTGTTGACGATATATATATGAAGTCGATAAACGGCTACAGCAACCTTGGCAAGCAATATTCCTATTTCGCCTTTGAGCATGAAAGCATAAAATCGTCGCTACTGAGCACACCGCTCTCCTATATGGGATTTGGCGGCTACCTGAACCCTTTTACCAACGAGGCCCAGGTCAACTGCAACCTGCCACTTTACAACCTACCCACTACGGCCTGCCACGAAATGTCGCACCAGATAGGCTATGCCAGCGAAAGTGAGGCTAACTTCATAGGGTATATGGCTTCTATTTACAATAACGACCTTTATTTTAAATATTCGGGATACTCTTTCGCGCTAAAATACTGCATGAACAATATTGCCAAAAAAGATGAGAAGCTGGCCAAAAGCCTTGCGCCGCTTATCCATAAAGGCATATTGGCCAATTTTAAAGAGAGTGAAAAATTCAATGCCGAATATGATTCTTTTATTGAAGATATTTTCGAATATATTTACGATAATTACCTGAAGCTCAACGACCAGAAAGATGGCATGAAGACCTACAGCAAGTTCGTTGGGCTGCTTGTCAATTATTATAAAGATAAAGAATTATAA
- a CDS encoding RNA polymerase sigma factor: MSSSIETSFVTQLQEHQNLIHKICRLYTNNEDAHKDLFQEITIQLWKAYPQFRGDAKFTTWAYRVALNTAITLYRKKTRTVDTIEFDSKLHRVNQEEYNYEEEEHIKLLYQAVQQLNDIEKALVFMYLEDKDYNEIAETLGISEVNARVKMNRIKGKLKKILNP; the protein is encoded by the coding sequence ATGAGTTCATCAATTGAAACGTCTTTTGTAACGCAGCTTCAGGAACACCAAAACCTGATCCATAAAATATGCAGGCTCTACACTAACAATGAAGATGCCCACAAAGACCTGTTTCAGGAGATAACCATTCAATTATGGAAGGCGTACCCGCAATTCAGGGGCGATGCCAAATTTACCACATGGGCCTACAGGGTCGCGCTGAATACCGCCATCACACTTTACCGAAAGAAGACAAGGACCGTAGATACCATTGAGTTTGACAGCAAGCTCCACAGGGTAAATCAGGAAGAATATAATTATGAGGAAGAAGAGCACATAAAACTGCTCTACCAGGCAGTTCAGCAGCTTAATGACATCGAAAAGGCGCTCGTATTCATGTACCTTGAAGACAAGGATTATAACGAGATCGCCGAAACACTGGGTATCAGCGAAGTAAATGCCCGGGTAAAAATGAACAGGATAAAAGGGAAACTAAAGAAAATATTAAATCCGTAA
- a CDS encoding TraB/GumN family protein, with protein MKKLLIAAIVFLSCFANAQKLDNSLLWKISGNGLSKPSYLMGTIHVTCDNTLDKKVLDALGATSQLYLELDMDEPGMQMKMMSGMMMKDGKTLTSLATPEDYKIVDEFFKKNMGMGIKMMDKFMPSVVGMMVLPKMVDCPIKSVEEALMNVSKEQKEEVYGLETIEDQMAVFDAIPYEEQMKELVKTAKDGLDASKATFKKMMDLYKSQNLTALMDFMQDKENQFYGENSDVLLDNRNSNWIPKIEEIAKKNPTFFGVGAAHLGGEKGVIMLLRQKGYTIEAVK; from the coding sequence ATGAAAAAATTACTGATCGCCGCCATAGTGTTTTTGAGCTGCTTTGCCAATGCACAGAAACTTGATAATTCACTCCTTTGGAAAATTTCGGGTAACGGCCTGAGCAAGCCTTCCTACCTCATGGGCACCATTCATGTTACCTGTGATAACACACTCGACAAAAAGGTACTGGATGCACTTGGCGCTACATCGCAGCTTTACCTGGAACTTGACATGGATGAGCCGGGCATGCAGATGAAAATGATGAGCGGCATGATGATGAAGGACGGTAAAACCCTTACCTCCCTTGCTACGCCGGAAGATTACAAGATAGTAGATGAGTTCTTCAAAAAGAACATGGGCATGGGCATCAAGATGATGGATAAGTTCATGCCATCTGTTGTTGGGATGATGGTCCTCCCGAAAATGGTAGACTGCCCTATAAAGTCTGTTGAAGAAGCGCTGATGAATGTGAGCAAGGAGCAAAAAGAAGAAGTGTACGGACTTGAAACTATTGAAGATCAAATGGCAGTATTTGATGCTATACCTTATGAGGAGCAGATGAAGGAACTGGTAAAGACCGCCAAAGACGGCCTGGATGCAAGTAAAGCTACCTTTAAAAAGATGATGGATCTTTATAAATCGCAAAACCTTACTGCCCTGATGGATTTCATGCAGGATAAGGAAAACCAGTTTTACGGAGAGAACAGCGATGTATTGCTGGACAACCGCAACAGCAACTGGATCCCGAAAATAGAGGAGATCGCTAAAAAGAACCCTACCTTTTTTGGCGTTGGCGCTGCCCACCTTGGCGGCGAAAAAGGCGTAATTATGCTGCTAAGGCAAAAAGGCTACACCATTGAGGCTGTGAAATAA
- a CDS encoding outer membrane beta-barrel family protein has product MKYIYAFLLLVTSTGVFSQVVNDTIKNDSIGKMETELDEIVLEKKKKAIERKADRTIFNFEDQPQLNSGSLYDGLKKIPGLIISDVAGMLYQGKALQVYMDGRPLNIYSNELNAYMEGLPANSIEKVEIITQPGAEFPATSGGAIINIITSKNTKKYLSATYSNGYSYTKYDDSRHRFNNSLLLSSGNKLFTWQVNGGQSYAESYQATRFTAPGVVLSENYTDRANRFYYLKSGVKFDFKKDRLLLNYDLNGNNNTSYIAAEGAGFTSDDKTKTKRFYNDAMITYQKRFNDPFTKLDFRFNYNNSNNDFSQDSRLNQNTVLGNNSNQDFYQFKTDYTQELKLIEKTKISAGVLADRLDFTTESAGVRNLEYTRSSYAAYGEAQVTYKKFDFILGGRLESYDIHGSTATDNLIPFDLTRFFPNATIQYNIMPQVYLNTNFNKKISLPDTSSLNPNNTNYQNPNVGFFGNPNLEPSIFNNYEILLSAFEYFTINYSVTDANNLIINRIITTQSGGAASVSQNLPNATIHNFSFGIPVPYMLFTKGLNEVLKMDFNPDEINFLYIYAGSQKHNIPGVDTKAVWNLNFSSQIILPKKIKLSANFNTTTAGGNYYYYTVKRPLYQQLDLNFSRKFLSDNLSVSVYVNDLLNTNRQGFGSVGTDLLYTTKTDTRRVGFSLNYKIPTKNKLAKESNILSNEKQQQDNLIKN; this is encoded by the coding sequence ATGAAATACATTTACGCATTCCTTTTACTGGTTACCTCTACCGGAGTATTTTCGCAGGTCGTCAATGATACCATAAAGAATGACAGTATCGGGAAAATGGAAACCGAACTGGACGAGATCGTACTCGAAAAGAAGAAAAAAGCCATAGAGCGCAAAGCCGACAGGACTATTTTTAATTTTGAAGACCAGCCACAACTGAATTCAGGTTCTTTGTATGACGGCCTAAAAAAGATCCCGGGGCTTATCATTTCAGATGTTGCAGGGATGCTGTACCAGGGTAAGGCACTTCAGGTGTATATGGATGGGCGCCCGCTGAATATTTATTCCAATGAGCTGAATGCTTACATGGAAGGCCTCCCGGCAAACTCAATTGAGAAAGTAGAGATCATTACACAGCCCGGAGCTGAATTCCCTGCTACGTCCGGCGGGGCAATCATCAACATCATCACATCGAAGAACACGAAGAAATATTTGTCGGCTACCTATTCCAACGGGTACAGCTATACAAAATACGATGATTCAAGGCACAGGTTCAATAACAGCCTACTGCTGAGCTCGGGCAACAAGCTTTTCACCTGGCAGGTAAACGGCGGGCAGAGCTATGCCGAAAGCTATCAGGCCACAAGGTTTACCGCCCCGGGTGTAGTGCTTTCGGAAAATTATACCGACAGGGCGAACCGGTTTTATTATTTAAAATCAGGCGTAAAATTCGACTTCAAAAAAGACCGCCTGCTGCTTAACTATGACCTTAATGGAAACAACAACACTTCGTATATAGCAGCGGAAGGCGCAGGCTTTACCTCGGACGATAAAACCAAGACAAAGCGTTTTTATAACGATGCCATGATTACGTACCAGAAACGCTTCAATGATCCTTTTACAAAGCTGGACTTCCGCTTCAATTATAATAACAGCAACAATGATTTCAGCCAGGATTCAAGGCTGAATCAAAATACGGTACTCGGAAATAACAGCAACCAGGATTTTTACCAGTTCAAAACCGATTATACACAGGAGCTTAAGCTAATAGAAAAAACCAAGATTAGCGCAGGCGTACTGGCCGACAGGTTGGACTTCACAACTGAAAGCGCAGGTGTAAGAAATCTTGAATATACCCGGTCGAGCTACGCCGCTTATGGCGAGGCGCAGGTAACGTATAAGAAATTCGACTTTATACTGGGCGGAAGGCTGGAGTCGTATGACATTCACGGCAGTACTGCTACCGACAACCTGATCCCGTTTGACCTGACACGTTTTTTCCCGAATGCGACTATACAGTACAACATTATGCCGCAGGTATACCTGAATACCAATTTCAACAAAAAGATAAGCCTGCCGGATACTTCTTCGCTAAACCCGAACAATACGAACTACCAGAACCCCAACGTAGGCTTTTTTGGGAACCCGAACCTGGAACCGTCTATCTTCAATAACTATGAGATCCTGTTAAGCGCTTTCGAATATTTTACGATAAATTATTCGGTTACCGACGCCAACAACCTTATCATCAACCGGATTATAACCACCCAAAGCGGCGGGGCAGCCAGCGTTTCCCAAAACCTGCCGAATGCTACCATCCATAATTTCAGCTTCGGGATACCGGTACCGTATATGCTTTTTACCAAAGGCCTTAATGAGGTACTGAAAATGGATTTCAACCCGGACGAGATCAACTTCCTGTACATTTACGCCGGAAGCCAGAAGCACAATATACCGGGAGTAGATACCAAAGCCGTTTGGAACCTCAATTTTTCATCACAAATTATCCTGCCAAAGAAGATAAAACTGTCGGCCAATTTCAATACGACAACTGCCGGGGGTAACTATTATTATTATACCGTAAAACGCCCGCTTTACCAACAGTTGGACCTTAACTTCTCGAGGAAATTCCTATCGGATAACTTATCTGTTTCTGTGTATGTAAATGACCTGCTTAACACCAACAGGCAAGGGTTCGGCTCTGTGGGTACCGACCTGCTTTACACGACCAAAACGGATACCAGGAGAGTTGGTTTTTCCCTGAATTATAAAATACCCACCAAGAACAAGCTGGCTAAGGAAAGTAACATCCTGAGCAATGAGAAACAGCAGCAGGATAACCTGATAAAGAATTAA
- a CDS encoding lysophospholipid acyltransferase family protein: MGLFKRNPFGHILFLKKWLIRVFGVLTHRRYRGFNELIIDGSEIIRALPDRNVLFISNHQTYFADVVAMFHVFNASLKGREDNIKNVGYLWQPKLNIYYVAAKETMKEGLLPRILSYAGAITVERTWRAKGKEVQREVNPNDTENIRIALEDGWVITFPQGTTKPFKPIRKGTAHIIRQHKPIVVPIVIDGFRRSFDKKGLRMKKKGILQSFIVKEPLQIDYENESVESIIEKIEYAIEQHPSFLKVIPTEVMEQQEELNRQRKWQY; the protein is encoded by the coding sequence ATGGGGTTATTTAAAAGAAATCCTTTCGGACATATACTTTTCCTGAAAAAATGGCTCATCCGTGTTTTCGGTGTACTTACACACAGGAGATACAGGGGTTTTAACGAGCTTATCATAGATGGGTCTGAGATCATCAGGGCGTTGCCGGATAGGAACGTCCTCTTTATATCCAATCACCAAACCTATTTTGCCGACGTTGTGGCGATGTTCCATGTGTTCAATGCCAGCCTTAAAGGGCGCGAGGACAACATAAAAAACGTTGGCTACCTGTGGCAGCCTAAGCTCAACATTTATTACGTAGCGGCTAAGGAAACCATGAAAGAAGGCCTGCTGCCGCGAATACTTTCCTATGCTGGGGCTATAACCGTAGAACGCACCTGGAGGGCCAAAGGAAAAGAGGTACAGCGCGAGGTAAACCCGAACGATACGGAGAATATACGTATCGCACTGGAAGACGGCTGGGTTATTACCTTTCCGCAGGGTACTACAAAGCCCTTTAAGCCAATCCGGAAGGGTACAGCGCATATCATCAGGCAGCATAAGCCCATTGTAGTGCCTATAGTTATTGACGGTTTTCGCCGCTCTTTCGATAAGAAAGGACTGCGTATGAAAAAGAAAGGCATACTGCAATCTTTCATTGTAAAGGAACCGCTCCAGATCGATTATGAAAATGAGAGCGTTGAATCGATCATAGAGAAAATAGAATATGCTATTGAGCAGCATCCGTCTTTCCTGAAGGTTATCCCTACAGAGGTCATGGAGCAGCAGGAAGAGCTCAATAGACAACGGAAATGGCAGTATTAG
- a CDS encoding NUDIX hydrolase encodes MLFTEFIKYIPKILNQQLPAVEAHVKMSPMERVRSLDKDFYKDKNPRISAVMMLFYPIEGITHLVLIKRNAYPGVHSSQISFPGGKAEPQDKTLADTALRETFEEIGVSPEAINVIMPFSEIYIPPSNFLVHPFLGITENEPAFQPNPDEVVALIHLPLDVFLDDSIIVSTGMTTSYAENLMVPAFKFEEHIVWGATAMMLSELKETIKIALK; translated from the coding sequence ATGCTTTTTACCGAATTTATCAAATATATCCCAAAGATACTCAATCAACAGCTGCCTGCCGTAGAAGCGCATGTAAAAATGTCCCCGATGGAAAGGGTCCGCTCTCTTGATAAAGACTTTTACAAAGATAAAAACCCGCGCATATCGGCAGTGATGATGCTGTTCTATCCCATAGAAGGTATAACCCACCTTGTGTTGATAAAGCGTAATGCCTATCCGGGAGTGCATTCTTCACAAATATCTTTCCCGGGGGGGAAGGCAGAACCGCAAGATAAGACTCTTGCCGATACCGCCCTTCGTGAAACTTTTGAAGAAATTGGTGTATCGCCCGAGGCAATAAACGTCATCATGCCGTTCTCGGAAATATACATACCGCCAAGCAATTTCCTTGTACATCCTTTTTTAGGCATAACAGAAAACGAGCCTGCTTTTCAGCCAAATCCGGACGAAGTAGTAGCGCTCATCCACCTGCCGCTCGATGTCTTCCTCGATGATTCTATTATAGTCAGTACCGGAATGACAACCTCTTATGCTGAAAATCTGATGGTACCTGCATTTAAGTTTGAAGAGCATATTGTTTGGGGCGCTACGGCCATGATGCTCAGCGAGCTTAAAGAAACGATAAAAATCGCCCTAAAATAA
- a CDS encoding DUF4268 domain-containing protein, with translation MFSKAEAQKIKKEFWTAFAEAYPRKWLLYDTKIKDVSFKFYVDNKKAQVMLDIEPKEDEKRIIYFEKIESLKAILHDEFLPDAVLERNFYLENGKAISRIWVELNGISLYNMASWAAIFRFFNINMDAFERFFYEYEDYIRDLDINT, from the coding sequence ATGTTTAGCAAAGCAGAGGCACAAAAAATCAAGAAGGAATTCTGGACAGCATTCGCAGAGGCATATCCCCGCAAATGGCTTTTATATGACACAAAAATTAAAGATGTATCCTTTAAGTTTTATGTCGATAATAAAAAAGCGCAGGTAATGCTAGATATCGAGCCCAAAGAAGATGAGAAGCGCATCATTTATTTTGAAAAAATAGAATCGCTAAAGGCAATACTGCACGATGAATTTTTGCCCGATGCCGTGCTCGAAAGGAATTTTTACCTTGAAAACGGAAAAGCCATCAGCCGGATTTGGGTAGAGTTAAATGGCATCAGCCTGTACAATATGGCAAGCTGGGCGGCTATCTTCCGTTTTTTCAACATTAATATGGATGCCTTCGAACGCTTTTTTTATGAATACGAAGATTACATTCGCGACCTTGACATTAACACATAA